One region of Methanobrevibacter sp. genomic DNA includes:
- the glp gene encoding gephyrin-like molybdotransferase Glp, which yields MFLSKLESLKNAIKLVGDNQKFTETEEIPLAEAHKRVLAEEIIAFHDSPPFDKSAMDGFALIAENTFGASQSVPKELKVVDAIGAGDFSDKTVGENEAVVIATGAPIPDGANAVLMKEYTTVDGDDLTIYSQVTPGENITPKSEDIKKGEKILDKNTFIRYQELGLIASAGYNTVRVFKKPRVKIIITGNELVEPTKEEMDKAKIINSNQFTTKAMVEDSGAIAEIAHAGDSFDEVREAVLEASKEYDVVITTGGTALSKGDVVLDVIQDLGEVLFHGVAVRPGKPAGVGIVNDKMIFALSGQPVASMGQFDMFVRKYLFEMQGRFFDFNIQKRSAMLKIPSQLGRTDFIRCVSDSENAKHVLNRGSGIIRSMVEANSYIIIDENNEGYQKDDMVDVVFFDSLLW from the coding sequence TTGTTTTTATCTAAATTGGAATCTTTAAAAAATGCTATTAAATTGGTTGGTGATAATCAAAAGTTTACAGAAACTGAAGAAATCCCGTTAGCAGAGGCTCACAAAAGGGTTCTTGCAGAAGAAATCATAGCATTTCATGATTCACCGCCATTTGACAAATCTGCAATGGATGGATTTGCATTGATTGCGGAAAATACTTTCGGAGCATCCCAATCAGTTCCTAAGGAACTTAAAGTTGTTGATGCAATTGGAGCGGGGGATTTTTCAGATAAAACTGTTGGAGAAAATGAAGCTGTTGTCATAGCTACTGGAGCCCCCATACCTGATGGGGCTAATGCAGTTTTAATGAAGGAATACACTACCGTTGACGGTGATGACCTAACGATTTATTCTCAAGTAACTCCCGGTGAAAATATTACTCCGAAATCAGAGGATATTAAAAAAGGGGAAAAAATATTAGATAAAAATACTTTTATCAGGTATCAGGAATTGGGTTTAATAGCTTCTGCAGGGTATAATACAGTTAGAGTATTTAAAAAACCCAGAGTTAAAATCATTATCACAGGCAACGAATTAGTTGAACCGACAAAAGAAGAGATGGATAAGGCCAAAATTATCAATTCAAATCAGTTTACTACAAAAGCGATGGTTGAAGATTCAGGTGCAATTGCAGAAATTGCTCATGCAGGAGATTCATTTGATGAGGTAAGGGAAGCTGTTCTTGAAGCTTCAAAAGAGTATGATGTTGTCATAACTACTGGCGGAACAGCATTAAGCAAAGGGGATGTTGTTTTAGATGTAATTCAGGATTTGGGAGAAGTTTTGTTTCATGGTGTAGCTGTAAGACCTGGAAAACCCGCCGGTGTGGGTATCGTCAATGATAAAATGATTTTCGCTCTTTCAGGTCAGCCTGTGGCATCTATGGGTCAATTTGACATGTTTGTTAGAAAGTATTTATTTGAAATGCAGGGAAGATTTTTTGACTTTAACATTCAGAAAAGGTCTGCAATGCTTAAAATACCTTCACAACTTGGAAGGACTGATTTCATCCGTTGCGTTAGTGATAGTGAAAATGCAAAGCATGTCTTGAACAGAGGTTCCGGCATAATTAGGTCAATGGTTGAGGCTAATAGCTATATCATAATAGACGAAAACAACGAAGGATATCAAAAAGACGATATGGTTGACGTTGTCTTCTTTGATTCATTGCTTTGGTAA
- a CDS encoding site-2 protease family protein, whose translation MNGIYYYLIAFVLIWVLVTVFHEKLSNHGFELNFPVIMWKTKKLRGLISRISNFSPTFWRWFMNIGIVVAFAAMMLISWVLVSSLPSVFETPSVSIIIPGVDIPGSQIYVPFVYGLIALATVLIVHEFSHGIQAVCEKIPIKSIGLLLFAILPGAFVEPDEDKLKSAKKISKLRIYAAGSVANISLAIIAILLVSLVSMGIPHYFQEDGIAIDRVVPDSSSDGILKEGMVLQSIDGHKINDSASYVNIIKSFKPGDNVTVQTDQGSYSVVLGKNPNNESVGFFGIQANKHFVLSDDSLGPLPWILFELLELFNWVFMLNMGIGLFNLLPLKPLDGGYMLEILLSYKFPEKTVKPVVNSLSAVMALIVIFSIVAGFI comes from the coding sequence ATGAATGGGATTTATTATTATTTGATAGCTTTTGTTCTTATCTGGGTATTGGTTACAGTATTTCATGAAAAATTGTCAAATCACGGCTTTGAATTGAATTTTCCAGTTATAATGTGGAAGACTAAAAAGCTTAGAGGGCTAATATCCAGGATTTCTAATTTTTCACCGACATTCTGGCGTTGGTTTATGAATATTGGAATCGTTGTAGCTTTCGCAGCCATGATGCTCATTTCATGGGTGCTTGTTTCATCACTGCCTTCTGTTTTTGAAACACCTTCGGTTTCAATTATAATCCCTGGTGTGGATATTCCGGGCTCTCAAATTTATGTTCCATTTGTTTACGGGCTGATTGCTCTTGCAACTGTCCTGATAGTTCATGAATTTTCACATGGTATTCAGGCTGTTTGTGAGAAAATTCCAATCAAATCAATCGGACTTTTGCTCTTTGCCATTCTTCCGGGGGCATTTGTCGAGCCGGATGAAGATAAGTTGAAAAGTGCTAAAAAAATATCCAAGTTAAGAATTTACGCTGCAGGTTCGGTTGCAAACATTTCGCTGGCAATTATTGCAATACTTTTGGTATCATTAGTGTCTATGGGCATCCCGCATTATTTTCAGGAAGATGGAATAGCTATTGACAGGGTTGTACCGGATTCCTCTTCCGACGGAATATTAAAAGAGGGTATGGTTTTACAATCCATTGACGGCCATAAAATCAATGATTCAGCATCTTATGTAAATATTATTAAATCTTTCAAACCTGGAGACAATGTAACGGTTCAAACAGATCAGGGCAGCTATTCAGTTGTACTTGGTAAAAATCCGAACAATGAATCTGTAGGGTTTTTTGGAATTCAGGCTAATAAGCATTTTGTCCTGTCAGACGATAGCTTAGGTCCGCTACCTTGGATTTTATTTGAGCTACTTGAATTATTTAATTGGGTGTTCATGTTAAACATGGGAATTGGTCTTTTTAATCTGCTTCCGCTTAAACCATTAGACGGAGGATACATGCTTGAGATTTTATTAAGTTATAAATTCCCTGAAAAGACAGTAAAACCTGTTGTTAATTCATTGTCTGCCGTTATGGCATTGATAGTTATATTTAGTATTGTGGCCGGTTTTATTTAA